CCTATTCGGGCTGAGTCTATATGCGGTTGGCCTGTCACCAGTGTATATTTTCCTGTATCTCGCCTTTGGTGGTGGTGAATACTACGTTCGAACGAAGAGAAAGGCAGAGCTCAATCAGTAACCAGATTCCGGCACTGGCGTCTCTTCCTCGTCGATGAAACCGCGTACCTTCGCTATAATGCGTTCAGGTGCTTCCGTCGGACCACCGTGACCGACGTCATCGAATTCGACGAACTGACTGCTTGAGAGGGCGGCGTCCACTGCACGGATGCCATCTCGAAGATGCGGCGGTCCCGCAGTCCCGGTCAATAAGAGAACTGGCGCATCGATCTCGAGTGCGTCCGGAAGTTGGTACTGCTCGATTGCGCGATTGATTCGCGCAATGTTTTCGGTCAAGGCGACGATCTCGGGCCACGGCGGCCACTCAGCGAGCCAGCTCTCAAGATCATCGATCTCGCCACCGTGCATCACCTCTCGGATGTAGAACTTCATCGCCTCGCGTCGATCGCCGTCGTTGATTCGTTCCTGCATCTGCGCTGCGAGATCAGCTTGGTCACGATAGTCGTCGACGAGAATAGCTGGCTCATACGCGATAAGCTTCTGTACCGAAGCCTTTCGAGCGACTTCGATCGCTAACAGACCACCGAACGAGTGCCCGAACAGGAGTGGCGTTCCCTCAACTGCATCGATGACTGCTCGAACGTCCTCAACACCACGTTCGAGCCGATACTCGTCAGAGTCACCGCTTTCCCCAACGCCGCGTCGGTGGGGAACAACGACGGTGTAGTCCTCAGCGAAGTGAGGAACGATCGGCTTCCAGTACTCGGGGGACGATCCGCCGTGAAGAAGGATGAGCGGCGGGCCTTCTCCGTACTGTTCGTATGCGATCCGAGTCCCATCTGCGGAAATCACAGTCTGCATTGATGCATTATATCGTTAGAGTAAGACCGAAGAATGAGTGACTCTCAGTCGTCCGGCCTTTTAAATAGCGGCTGTAGTGGGATGGTAACGCGTGACGAGAATCTGATCGTAGTCGTTTTACCAGCCCTGTTGGGACCCAGGAACCCGATGAATTCGCCTTCTCCGATGTTCAACGAGACGCCACGGACCGCTTCGGTTCAGTCGGCGTATGTAGCGTGGACATCTTTATTGTGGTAGCGGGGGCCACGTCGTCGCCACGGTCTCTTCGATGAGTTGCGTTTGAGCCCGCCGCAGTCGCTCAGAAACAGACGATGGGGAAATCCCAAGTTCTGCGGCGACATCCTCTAAGGACGCTTTCCGCGGGATGTCGAAGTACCCCAGTTCGTACGCGATTCGGAGTGCTTCGTGTTGACGGTCGGTCAGTCCATCGCCCGGGGGTTCAGACTCCCCGTCTCGGGTGAGACGGTGTAAGCGGAACCCGGCATTTCGCTGCCAAAACGAGGAAAACTTGTTGAACGCGTCCCGGTCGGCGAACCAACCGGTCTGTCGCCATCCGCCCGGTACGACGTCAATACGCTCGATGATAGCGTCAGCCGTTGCAAGCGCTTCGAGATCCGTAAGATCGTCAAGGTGGTCACCGAGCTGTTCTTCCAGACTGAGCGCCGGGCGGACCTGGTATCGACGGGTGTCACCTGCTTGTCCCACGAGCGTCCATTCCCCAACGTCATATGCGTCTGTGAAGGCCGTCTCAACGGTCGCCTGCGACCCGTCTTGGACAGTGACGAGAAATAGAGGTCGGTTCCCGTGATTATATTGCATCTCTAAGACCAGCGTGGCTTCAGACGCCCGTTCCGCAACGCCAGCGAGCGGTAACGCTTGACAGTCGATATCGAACTCACTAACGAGTCCCATATGTTATCTCTTTTACCGGTCGTAATGTGAATGGCGAAAGAGCCGAGCAGGCCAATTTACCTGTTGCAGCTGAAATCAATCGGTTCTACAGGCCAACCGTCTCAAAGCCAATCCCGAGGCGGTTCACACTGTTAGGAAGCCGAGATTCGAGAGTAGCCAACTAAATACTAATCCGAGAAGTGCCAACAGCGTCTGGTGGGCGCGTGCAGACAGTGACCAGTAGCCGTTTCGCCACGCGAGTGCGGCACCGACGGTAGTCACTAGCGTGAAGAGTACCACTAGATACGGGAGTGTGAGTGCGATCTGCATCGCTAGCGGTCGCGTGATGAGCGTCAGATTGCCACCCATACCAACTATGAAACTAAAGAGGAGAACGAACCCCAAGGAGACACCGCTCAGACCGATAGCCGCTGTACGAGCGAGCCACGGGAGCCTCGTGAACTTACCAGTGTCGTCCCGCGTGACTCTATTCGCATCGTCTGACTCTTGGAGTTGGTCTGTCTGTTGGTGAGTGACGTGTTGATCTGTCATTTCGAATCCTCCTCTGGTTTATTGCGAGTCCGACCCCGTTGCCACTGTCGTAGGGCACTGTGTGCTCCCCTGGCAGCGAGCGATAATCCGAAGCCCGATATCGCCGTCCCGAGGAGACCGGCTGTGACGAGTTGTCGATCTTGGAGCGGAACCGGCTGGTAGACGCCAGTCGGGACACTGCTCATATTCAGCACCTCTACTCCCCCGTCTGTAACCTCAAACGCGAGGACATCGTGACCGCCAAGCTCGTGATACACGTACGGGTCTGTCTCAACCCACTCCCGGGTGTCGCCGTCAAGAGTGGATGTGCGCAGACGGTTGCCGTCTCCAGGTTCGACAGAAAGGTGAGCGAGTTGATCAGCGACTTGGAGCGGCCCGCTCGCTGGGAGGGACGAGAGACTGTACTCGCCAGCGACAGTTTCAGCACGCTCCCGCATACCTGGTTCCGAGGTCGGGGGTGGTGTGGCTGGCGCTGGTTGGAGACCATACTCCGCGACGATCTCATCGACGACAGCCGCCGGAAGCTCGCTGGGCTTGCTGTTGTACGCCACGAAGATCCCAACCCCGTGATCTGGAGCGAGTAACAGATGACTCGTGAAGTTGACCGTCGCACCCGAGTGGGCGAGGAGATTCGCGTCCGGGCTTCCGTATTCGTGGAAACCGTACCGCCAGTTTGTGACTGTTGGGTGTCGCACGTGATGGCGACTATGCATCCGTTCAGTAGTCTTTGTGTCAAGAATCCGCGTGCCGCTGACTGCTCCAGTACCGAGATGTGCCAGCATAAACGCGGCCATATCTGTTGCTGTCGCGGTCAGCGATCCTGCGGGCTGCATATTGATGTAGACATCGTCAGCTACGGTGAACGACGCATTGTTGCTGTCGTGCGGTCTAGCGAGGTTCCCAGGGTGGTTGTTGGGGACAGGTTGGGCGAACGTACTGTGGGACATCCCGAGCGGCTCAAAGACTTCTGAGTGGACGTATTCCGTAAACGTCGTGTCGTGTGCTTCAGCCACGACGTGACCGGCGAGTGCCGCGCCGTAGTTGGAATAACCGACGAGTTCACCAGGCCGACGGATACGTGGGGGTTGCTGCTCGGCGAGGACCGTCTCCAGCGAGTCGAGAGCATCGGAATCAGCGACGATTTCGGGGTCAAGCGTGGACTCGAACCCGGCGGTGTGCGTGCCGAGATGCCGCAAAGTCACTGGCTCATTGTAGGTATCCGGGATAGTAACTGGTGAGTCGTCGAGATACGTGTTAACGTCGGCATCAAGATCAAGCACGCCTCGTTCAACACCCTGCATAACGGCGGTGTATGTCACGAGTTTCCCGACCGACCCGACCCGAAACGCTGTGTCGTCAGCTCGAACCGGGTTTCCGGCTTCGGTATCCGCAACACCGTATCCCTTGGTGAGCACGGGAGAACCTCCCGAGACGATCGCCACGGTAGCTCCGGGAGTCGTCTCCCCGATCCGGTCAGCTATTACGTCATCAACGAACGCTTCAAGCTCGTCCGGATCCCCGAAGGGACTCTTATGCTGCTGTACTTCTGTAACCGGTGAGTTGATCGTGGCGCTTGTCCGTCCGGCTACAGTTCCGAGGTTCCCGAGTCCGAATCCGAGAGTACCGAGGCACGCAAGGAACGACCGTCTTGTCGTTCGATCAACCTCGGTAGTTGCCGTGGAACGTTGTGGTTGTGTCATCAAGTGATCACCTCGGGGAGGCCTCGATGGTAGCGACGAGCCCGAAAAACGACGTTGAGGTGTTCTCGACTGTGAGTCCGGCCTGCTCAACGGTTTCTAATGGATCGTGGGTCAGTCGGCACCCGTTCTTCTCATACTGGGATTCCGCCCGCCAGACCTGGAGCCAAGCGAGCGGCGCAGCGTCGCTGTGACGGTGTTCAAGTAGTAGAATCTCGCCGTCAGGCCTGCAGACTCGCTCCATTTCGTGGAGCGCCGCTTTCGGATCGGGAAACGTGCACGTGGAAAACGACGAGATGACAGTGTCGAAACTGTCGTCAGAGAAGTCAAGCGCCTGGGCATCCATCGTGTGAACGGTTCCTTCCACATCAAGCCTGCCAAGTTCAGAACGAGCGTGGGTGAGCATCTCATCGCTGATGTCGATACCGACGACCTCGCTTGCCGACGGGAGGTACTGGAAATTCCGCCCGGTCCCGCAGGCGACATCAAGGACTCGCCCACTCGCATACCGGAAGTGATCTTGACGATACCGACCAGCGACCAACTGGTCAAGTTGGCGCCACCGAGCGAGTTTGTCAGCCACGTCTGCGTACGCGTCGGCGATCTCGTCGGCTGATTTCGAGCGCCGCTGTACTGACTGCTCTTGCGCTGTCCGTTCGCTATGTGTTCGAGTCGCCTGATCTGTCGGATCGTGTGGGGGTTTCGATTGCACGGGGGTAAGCCTCCGTTGAGCGTACCTGTACGTCGAGCCACTGACATCCATAAAGCTATTGGATATTTGATAATATATCATATTTTATTCAAAATTTGAGTTGAGCGAAAAGCCGTGATTATAGGACAGTTGCACCACTATCCAAAATATATCTGATCGGCACCGTATTCTACTCAACACTGATTTTGTAATGCTGCTGTTACTAGAACTGAAATCACCCGCTCTCGCGTCGCACGCGCTCCGTCCGCACCACAGTCGCAGTCAAGTCAAGATAGAGCCTCACTGCATCCTCCCCGTGACGCAACACGACTTCGTATTCATCGGGGTCCGACGCGACCTGCTCAGATGTCCAGCGGCCCTCGTAGACGTATTCGTGGAATTCCCAGAGCCCTCTAGCAGTCACGTCAACTCCGTGTTCCCAATGGAACGCAATCGATGCCGGATGATAGACGGCGCTGTACGTCAACGGAGTGTTGTACTCCCGGAGACACTCCTCACAGGTGCTCATCACAACAAACGAATCAGCCTCAGGCAACGCACTCGCAGGCACCCCAACCACCTCCACAGATAGTTGCGCGCCACACTCCGGACACAGCCGTTGCCGAACCAGTCTGGCATCCTCCGCACTTCGCCGCTTGACACTCTGTACGAGAGCGTCGCTCTCCCGTGTCTTGACCTGCGCGGGTGTGATCGGTTGTCCCGAGACTTGCCGCTCACACGCCGTACAATCAATTCGGAAAAACTGATGCACCAAACTCGCTTCCAGTGCATCCGCCCCACAAAAAATGCACACTCCATCAACCGGTTCCGGACCGAACGACTCCGGTGAACCGTAATTCTCTGCAAGGATGAACCGAACGATACGTTCACCGGCGTGCGAAAGCGAATATCCATCGTCGGTTTTTCGCAAGTAGATTCCGGTGAGTTCTCCGAGGTGGTACGATAGCTTCGAGGTATTCTCCACGTCGACACGGTCGTAAATCTCAGAGAACGCGAGCTCGGCAGCGCCAGAACCGACCTGGTCGAGATCGTACTGTGCAACCGCGACGGCACGAAGAATATCGACCCGAGTATCATCGGCTAGCAGTCGAAAGATATCGGTCGGCGCACGACTTCCGGTCATAATTTGAGACGGTTCCCACCACTCCAGGCGTCCTGTTGAAACCCCGCGTTCTTGCAGGTACTTACTCGCCGACCTACCCGTCCAAGGACTTATCGCAGGATAGCTACGGGGCAGTCACGATGAGGTACTCTCGTGTCGTTTCGACACTGTCGACGGGGACGACCACTTGGCCGTTCTCCATTTGTGGGAATTCGGTTGACTCCTCGCTGCTCGGATTGACACAGAGAAATTTGAGTTCACCAGTGTTGGGATTCAGTGTGATATTTTCGAGCGTCCCAAGTTTCGACCCATTAGTTGTCATCACGTCACAGTCGTTGAGGGCGAACAGGGGGACCGAA
The Halobellus limi genome window above contains:
- a CDS encoding helix-turn-helix domain-containing protein; translation: MGLVSEFDIDCQALPLAGVAERASEATLVLEMQYNHGNRPLFLVTVQDGSQATVETAFTDAYDVGEWTLVGQAGDTRRYQVRPALSLEEQLGDHLDDLTDLEALATADAIIERIDVVPGGWRQTGWFADRDAFNKFSSFWQRNAGFRLHRLTRDGESEPPGDGLTDRQHEALRIAYELGYFDIPRKASLEDVAAELGISPSSVSERLRRAQTQLIEETVATTWPPLPQ
- a CDS encoding class I SAM-dependent methyltransferase, with product MDVSGSTYRYAQRRLTPVQSKPPHDPTDQATRTHSERTAQEQSVQRRSKSADEIADAYADVADKLARWRQLDQLVAGRYRQDHFRYASGRVLDVACGTGRNFQYLPSASEVVGIDISDEMLTHARSELGRLDVEGTVHTMDAQALDFSDDSFDTVISSFSTCTFPDPKAALHEMERVCRPDGEILLLEHRHSDAAPLAWLQVWRAESQYEKNGCRLTHDPLETVEQAGLTVENTSTSFFGLVATIEASPR
- a CDS encoding serine hydrolase domain-containing protein: MTQPQRSTATTEVDRTTRRSFLACLGTLGFGLGNLGTVAGRTSATINSPVTEVQQHKSPFGDPDELEAFVDDVIADRIGETTPGATVAIVSGGSPVLTKGYGVADTEAGNPVRADDTAFRVGSVGKLVTYTAVMQGVERGVLDLDADVNTYLDDSPVTIPDTYNEPVTLRHLGTHTAGFESTLDPEIVADSDALDSLETVLAEQQPPRIRRPGELVGYSNYGAALAGHVVAEAHDTTFTEYVHSEVFEPLGMSHSTFAQPVPNNHPGNLARPHDSNNASFTVADDVYINMQPAGSLTATATDMAAFMLAHLGTGAVSGTRILDTKTTERMHSRHHVRHPTVTNWRYGFHEYGSPDANLLAHSGATVNFTSHLLLAPDHGVGIFVAYNSKPSELPAAVVDEIVAEYGLQPAPATPPPTSEPGMRERAETVAGEYSLSSLPASGPLQVADQLAHLSVEPGDGNRLRTSTLDGDTREWVETDPYVYHELGGHDVLAFEVTDGGVEVLNMSSVPTGVYQPVPLQDRQLVTAGLLGTAISGFGLSLAARGAHSALRQWQRGRTRNKPEEDSK
- a CDS encoding alpha/beta fold hydrolase, whose translation is MQTVISADGTRIAYEQYGEGPPLILLHGGSSPEYWKPIVPHFAEDYTVVVPHRRGVGESGDSDEYRLERGVEDVRAVIDAVEGTPLLFGHSFGGLLAIEVARKASVQKLIAYEPAILVDDYRDQADLAAQMQERINDGDRREAMKFYIREVMHGGEIDDLESWLAEWPPWPEIVALTENIARINRAIEQYQLPDALEIDAPVLLLTGTAGPPHLRDGIRAVDAALSSSQFVEFDDVGHGGPTEAPERIIAKVRGFIDEEETPVPESGY
- a CDS encoding PRC-barrel domain-containing protein codes for the protein MDSVPLFALNDCDVMTTNGSKLGTLENITLNPNTGELKFLCVNPSSEESTEFPQMENGQVVVPVDSVETTREYLIVTAP
- a CDS encoding winged helix-turn-helix domain-containing protein, with translation MTGSRAPTDIFRLLADDTRVDILRAVAVAQYDLDQVGSGAAELAFSEIYDRVDVENTSKLSYHLGELTGIYLRKTDDGYSLSHAGERIVRFILAENYGSPESFGPEPVDGVCIFCGADALEASLVHQFFRIDCTACERQVSGQPITPAQVKTRESDALVQSVKRRSAEDARLVRQRLCPECGAQLSVEVVGVPASALPEADSFVVMSTCEECLREYNTPLTYSAVYHPASIAFHWEHGVDVTARGLWEFHEYVYEGRWTSEQVASDPDEYEVVLRHGEDAVRLYLDLTATVVRTERVRRESG